One part of the Corynebacterium aurimucosum ATCC 700975 genome encodes these proteins:
- a CDS encoding TM0106 family RecB-like putative nuclease produces MKDVLVATDLVGCRYRLVQRRAHPEIPRTAVSQARAERHAAAIDAALSRLPKKGPGRFRRIDLEGDDFERALATLEALVRGYTHITNAVFSTSEWMVRVELLVRDGDKYSPVIVSDHRVARPHEGSRTLVVPTHRLGLSEPLPAKYKIRHHAVDGYRLALAARGLEEVGLNSGRGAAIGQDRSQAFVTDTSRFAIDEALAQPLPSGPRRVKECASCRFWPLCREELEARDDISLFLPGDRANPYRERGITTVQGLIDASLGAPSALAAAWREDIPLLRRERVSVPRADVEVDVDMEAYLDQGAYLWGALLDGEYHSFVTWEPLGGRAEAENFAEFWEWLMGVRAEAHAAGKTFAAYCYSAHGENHWMRRSAQRFSTPNLQEVEEFISSEEWVDMFVHVRRSFAGTAGLGLKTVAPVAGFEWPEEFDGEESVNARRAALAGDTDARAQILRYNAGDVRATHAVREWMSDDAPGVLPLEP; encoded by the coding sequence GTGAAGGATGTGCTCGTTGCCACGGATCTTGTGGGCTGCCGTTATCGCTTAGTGCAGCGCCGCGCGCATCCTGAGATCCCACGCACCGCGGTGAGCCAAGCCCGGGCGGAGCGCCACGCCGCGGCCATTGATGCTGCACTTAGCCGCCTCCCCAAAAAGGGGCCGGGCCGGTTCCGCCGGATCGACCTGGAGGGGGATGATTTCGAGCGGGCGCTTGCCACGCTGGAAGCACTTGTTCGCGGCTATACGCACATCACAAACGCGGTCTTTTCGACCTCCGAATGGATGGTGCGTGTGGAGCTCCTCGTGCGTGACGGGGATAAATACAGCCCTGTCATCGTCTCCGATCACCGCGTGGCCCGCCCGCACGAGGGATCGCGCACGCTGGTTGTTCCCACCCACCGCTTGGGGTTGAGTGAGCCGCTCCCGGCGAAATACAAAATTCGACACCATGCCGTCGACGGCTACCGTTTGGCCTTGGCCGCGCGGGGCCTGGAAGAAGTGGGCTTGAACTCTGGCAGGGGCGCGGCGATTGGCCAGGACCGCAGCCAGGCTTTTGTCACGGATACCTCGCGTTTCGCCATCGATGAGGCGTTGGCGCAGCCGCTCCCCTCTGGGCCGCGCCGCGTCAAAGAGTGCGCCTCCTGCCGCTTTTGGCCCTTGTGCCGGGAGGAGCTCGAAGCCCGCGATGATATCTCCCTCTTCCTGCCGGGCGATCGCGCTAACCCCTACCGCGAGCGTGGCATCACGACGGTGCAAGGGCTTATCGACGCCTCTCTCGGCGCCCCCTCCGCCCTCGCCGCTGCCTGGCGCGAAGACATCCCACTGTTGCGCCGCGAACGGGTTAGTGTTCCCCGAGCGGATGTCGAAGTTGATGTCGACATGGAGGCCTACCTGGATCAAGGCGCATACCTCTGGGGTGCGCTCCTGGACGGTGAGTACCATTCATTCGTTACATGGGAACCGCTCGGTGGCCGCGCGGAGGCGGAAAATTTTGCCGAGTTCTGGGAGTGGCTCATGGGGGTGCGTGCTGAGGCACATGCGGCTGGAAAGACCTTCGCAGCCTACTGCTACTCCGCCCACGGTGAGAACCATTGGATGCGCAGATCCGCCCAGCGCTTTTCTACACCGAACCTGCAGGAGGTGGAAGAGTTCATCTCCTCGGAAGAATGGGTAGATATGTTCGTCCACGTCAGGCGCAGTTTCGCCGGTACTGCGGGGCTGGGTCTGAAGACCGTGGCACCGGTTGCGGGCTTCGAATGGCCGGAAGAGTTTGACGGCGAGGAATCCGTTAATGCCCGCCGCGCCGCACTTGCCGGTGACACAGACGCGCGTGCGCAAATTCTGCGCTATAACGCGGGCGATGTGCGCGCTACCCACGCCGTCCGAGAGTGGATGTCCGATGACGCGCCGGGAGTATTACCCCTCGAGCCCTAG
- a CDS encoding DUF6474 family protein, with protein MGIMKKIRKARREARAEIKAAKTRAKAEVKAADKAKHRQQKLLARQEKALIKSEEKGLKNRRKHEYKMAKKELERIKQGRFNKNNVKRYAGALRTAAPLLLPLLYRGITAAQREVEKKRAQKAGVSAEQLASFSGHGAPLKARTAGIRNSLKDAQLPAGFKRDVKERLNELDSAIDNAEYMTDQQRQRAHRSISGEIDSLNEEIQSKLRA; from the coding sequence ATGGGCATTATGAAGAAGATCCGCAAGGCCCGCCGTGAGGCCCGCGCTGAGATCAAGGCCGCTAAGACCCGCGCAAAGGCAGAGGTCAAGGCTGCGGATAAGGCCAAGCACCGCCAACAAAAGCTGTTGGCTAGGCAAGAGAAGGCGCTTATCAAGTCTGAGGAAAAGGGCCTGAAGAATCGCCGCAAGCACGAGTACAAAATGGCCAAGAAGGAACTCGAACGCATTAAGCAGGGCCGCTTTAATAAGAACAACGTCAAGCGTTATGCCGGCGCCCTGCGTACCGCAGCACCTCTTCTTTTGCCGCTGCTTTACCGCGGCATCACCGCTGCCCAGCGCGAGGTGGAGAAGAAGCGCGCGCAGAAGGCCGGAGTCAGCGCTGAGCAGCTAGCGTCCTTCTCCGGTCACGGCGCGCCGCTCAAGGCCCGCACGGCTGGCATCCGCAACTCCCTCAAGGACGCGCAGCTTCCCGCTGGCTTCAAGCGCGACGTCAAGGAGCGCCTCAACGAGCTTGACTCCGCGATTGACAATGCCGAGTACATGACCGACCAACAGCGTCAGCGCGCGCACCGCTCCATCTCCGGAGAGATCGACTCGCTGAACGAGGAAATCCAGTCCAAGCTGCGCGCTTAG
- a CDS encoding histone-like nucleoid-structuring protein Lsr2, translated as MARREITQFFDDIDNKPLSEEELIVIRFSVDGKDYLLDVSQDNADKFHAALEPFVKAARHPVKKDTRRYKPADVRVWAAKHGYQVAERGKIPNDVILAYRNANNL; from the coding sequence ATGGCCCGCCGCGAAATCACCCAATTCTTTGACGATATCGATAACAAGCCCCTCAGCGAGGAAGAGCTGATCGTCATCCGCTTTAGCGTTGACGGTAAGGACTATCTCCTCGACGTGTCCCAGGACAACGCCGACAAGTTCCACGCGGCACTGGAACCCTTCGTGAAAGCTGCCCGCCACCCCGTCAAAAAGGACACCCGCCGCTATAAGCCGGCCGATGTCCGCGTGTGGGCCGCCAAGCACGGCTATCAAGTAGCTGAGCGCGGCAAAATCCCCAACGATGTCATCTTGGCGTACCGCAACGCCAACAATCTTTAA
- a CDS encoding LuxR C-terminal-related transcriptional regulator, which produces MIRVLLADDHEIVRLGLRSVLEGAEDIEVVGEVATAEAAVSAAQAGGIDVLLMDLRFGAGIEGTRVMGGAEATAAIRYSMENPPKVLVVTNYDTDADILGAIEAGAVGYLLKDAPPVELLAAVRSAAEGDSALSPVVADKLMTRVRTPRTSLTPRELEVLKLVAAGSSNREIGVELMLSEATVKSHLVHIYDKLGVRSRTSAVAAAREQGVL; this is translated from the coding sequence GTGATTAGGGTCTTGCTTGCCGACGACCACGAGATCGTACGCCTAGGTCTACGCTCGGTGCTCGAGGGGGCAGAGGATATCGAGGTAGTGGGCGAGGTAGCTACGGCTGAAGCTGCTGTGTCCGCGGCACAGGCGGGCGGCATCGACGTCCTCCTCATGGACTTGCGTTTTGGTGCGGGCATCGAAGGCACGCGCGTCATGGGCGGCGCGGAGGCAACCGCGGCTATCCGCTACTCCATGGAGAATCCCCCCAAGGTGCTCGTGGTGACCAACTATGACACCGACGCGGATATCCTCGGAGCGATTGAGGCCGGAGCGGTGGGCTACCTGCTGAAGGATGCACCACCGGTGGAGCTGCTCGCGGCGGTGCGCTCGGCGGCCGAAGGAGATTCGGCGCTCTCGCCCGTGGTGGCCGATAAGCTGATGACCCGCGTGCGCACCCCGCGCACCTCTCTCACCCCGCGCGAGCTTGAAGTATTGAAGCTGGTGGCGGCGGGTTCCTCCAACCGTGAGATCGGTGTGGAACTGATGCTTTCGGAGGCGACGGTGAAGTCCCACCTAGTCCACATCTACGACAAACTAGGTGTGCGCTCCCGCACCTCCGCCGTGGCTGCTGCCCGCGAGCAGGGCGTTCTTTAA
- a CDS encoding sensor histidine kinase yields MTSTLDQRSVESDALRNGIHVLTATLLVVAIFTTVRLPLWQGVLNLLLLVSFAVVYFGGSAYLEALPRVARYGWMVILTVLWLADLAVAPAAIYLVFSLYFVYLYVLEMIPGVICVIAATVMTVLVQIPGGLSFGGIMGPAVSAMVTIAITYAFRALSSMNQELVKTRSQLVESERTAGMTAERQRIAHEIHDTLAQGLSSIQMLLHAADRDLDQEDIPKAQERIELARRTAADNLHEARAMIAALQPAALSETSLGAAMTRMADNFAATGGVDVSVDVEGDTQQLPMKVEAALLRIAQGAMGNVVKHAHASKARVTVTYAPDEVRVDVVDNGQGFDVSAVENKPAGLGHIGLSAMRRRAEELGGEVVIESTPGSGTAVSVSVPLDNDVD; encoded by the coding sequence ATGACGTCCACACTAGACCAGCGCTCAGTTGAATCGGATGCCCTGCGCAATGGTATTCACGTCCTGACAGCGACGCTGCTGGTGGTGGCGATTTTTACCACAGTGCGCCTACCGCTGTGGCAGGGCGTGTTGAACCTCCTGCTCTTGGTTTCCTTTGCCGTGGTCTACTTCGGGGGATCGGCTTACTTGGAGGCCCTCCCGCGCGTCGCGCGTTATGGCTGGATGGTCATCCTCACGGTGTTGTGGCTCGCTGATTTGGCAGTGGCGCCCGCGGCCATCTACCTGGTGTTTTCCCTGTACTTTGTGTATCTCTACGTGCTGGAGATGATCCCCGGCGTCATCTGCGTTATCGCGGCCACGGTGATGACCGTGCTGGTGCAGATACCGGGCGGGCTGTCCTTTGGCGGCATCATGGGCCCCGCGGTATCGGCCATGGTGACAATCGCGATTACCTACGCCTTCCGCGCGTTGAGCAGTATGAACCAAGAATTGGTGAAGACCCGTTCGCAACTTGTGGAGTCGGAGCGCACGGCCGGCATGACGGCTGAGCGCCAGCGCATCGCCCACGAGATCCACGACACCCTGGCACAGGGCCTGTCCTCCATCCAGATGCTGCTGCATGCCGCTGACCGTGACCTCGACCAAGAAGATATTCCCAAAGCACAAGAGCGCATTGAGCTCGCGCGGCGCACCGCAGCGGATAACCTCCATGAAGCGCGCGCCATGATTGCGGCACTTCAGCCGGCGGCACTATCGGAAACTTCCCTGGGAGCTGCCATGACGCGGATGGCGGATAACTTCGCGGCAACCGGTGGGGTCGACGTGTCTGTGGACGTTGAAGGCGATACGCAGCAGTTGCCCATGAAGGTGGAAGCGGCGTTGCTGCGGATTGCGCAGGGGGCGATGGGGAACGTCGTCAAGCATGCCCACGCCAGCAAGGCGCGGGTCACCGTGACCTATGCGCCGGATGAGGTGCGCGTGGACGTGGTGGATAACGGCCAGGGCTTTGATGTCTCGGCGGTGGAGAATAAGCCGGCGGGTTTGGGGCATATTGGTCTATCGGCCATGCGCAGGCGTGCAGAGGAGCTCGGCGGAGAAGTCGTGATTGAATCCACGCCAGGCAGCGGCACGGCGGTCTCAGTTAGTGTGCCCTTAGATAACGATGTAGATTAG
- a CDS encoding DUF2020 domain-containing protein, whose amino-acid sequence MRHSLLPSFAACVIGIGLATVGCSEAQDPTTSTHTTSPASEHNAGDGLPADATAEVSDWEDCPYLDTQWVADTNGQRMTRWGVDKRFSTPACVFWSYPEDPQATVLVRQMPSVEEARAVVDWAAPVEDTELTEFDGWSGGRGVFEDHTVYAVQKDNHAVVVWSNQLQTLKPQLIAQEAIKRLGL is encoded by the coding sequence ATGCGCCACAGCCTACTTCCCTCTTTTGCCGCCTGCGTGATCGGCATCGGCTTAGCCACCGTGGGGTGCTCGGAGGCCCAGGACCCCACCACCAGCACCCACACCACCAGCCCCGCGTCAGAACACAACGCAGGCGATGGCCTGCCCGCGGACGCTACCGCCGAGGTCAGCGACTGGGAAGACTGCCCTTACTTGGATACCCAGTGGGTGGCCGATACGAACGGACAAAGGATGACACGGTGGGGCGTCGACAAGCGCTTTAGCACCCCCGCCTGCGTGTTCTGGTCCTACCCCGAGGACCCACAAGCCACCGTCCTGGTGCGGCAGATGCCCAGCGTGGAGGAGGCCCGGGCGGTCGTGGATTGGGCTGCGCCAGTGGAGGACACAGAGCTCACCGAATTCGATGGGTGGTCAGGCGGACGCGGTGTCTTTGAGGATCACACGGTCTATGCCGTGCAGAAGGACAACCATGCCGTGGTGGTGTGGTCGAATCAGCTGCAGACCCTCAAACCCCAGCTCATAGCGCAGGAAGCGATCAAGCGCTTAGGCCTGTAA
- a CDS encoding class E sortase, translating to MPHPTSRTRPTVGTVIGELMLTVGVLLLLFAFYESYWTNIKSGQMQDQANETLQEEWHNPRGGGHAPKLGEAFARLYIPAFGSDFAFAVLEGTNEDDLLRGPGRYTETQMPGESGNFAVAGHRVGKGAPFNDLGNLDTCDAIVIETETEWITYRVLPIDGVRGDCFSPEQQAKPEYQPVQGRHITLPGDVSVLQPIPGAEGVEPSESLLTLTTCHPQFSNAERMIIHAMETDREAKAPGTDDNDRPAVLEEN from the coding sequence ATGCCCCACCCCACCTCGCGTACGCGGCCGACCGTAGGTACCGTCATCGGTGAGCTTATGCTGACGGTCGGCGTCCTGCTGCTGCTTTTCGCTTTCTATGAGTCATATTGGACCAACATCAAGTCTGGCCAGATGCAGGACCAAGCCAATGAGACGCTGCAGGAAGAATGGCACAACCCGCGTGGAGGGGGCCACGCCCCGAAACTTGGTGAGGCCTTCGCGCGCCTCTACATACCGGCCTTTGGCTCGGATTTCGCTTTCGCGGTTCTGGAAGGCACCAACGAGGATGACCTGTTGCGCGGACCGGGGCGCTACACGGAAACGCAGATGCCCGGCGAGTCGGGAAATTTTGCCGTCGCCGGGCACCGCGTGGGCAAAGGGGCCCCTTTTAATGATCTGGGAAACCTGGACACCTGTGATGCCATCGTCATCGAAACCGAAACGGAGTGGATCACCTATCGCGTGCTGCCCATTGATGGTGTTCGGGGCGACTGTTTTAGTCCGGAGCAACAGGCCAAACCGGAGTACCAACCGGTGCAGGGCCGTCATATCACGCTGCCGGGCGATGTCAGCGTGCTTCAACCCATCCCCGGTGCGGAGGGGGTTGAGCCCAGCGAATCCCTCCTCACCCTCACCACCTGCCACCCGCAGTTCTCCAATGCGGAGCGCATGATCATTCACGCGATGGAGACTGACCGGGAGGCTAAAGCGCCCGGCACGGATGACAATGACCGCCCCGCTGTCTTGGAGGAGAACTAA
- the yidC gene encoding membrane protein insertase YidC, producing MISIFMYPVSGIMKLWHLLFSSFLDGSMAWILTIVFLVLTVRGIIAPLNWLSVKQGRIGALIRPEMTKLEEQLNQADSVEEAVTILTQQRELNKRFQHNPAVGCFPIFLITPAFIGLYQVVLRVSGSTNEPVGMLTLDDVSSFRNSTVFGVPLTDFAREHHDLILPMLLAALVFTSLNTLITLYRSYLTTRFDQKIPRRLLWFMALMVILIPWMLWSVAWNGPIPVTIIFYWGCTYLFTLLQTLVYEFILRRRYPLPEAVHELRRESIRRWRDKEEKKEKKAAKRRLKEDPKHKEEVAAARKRHSAIVAEARKIIKSNNRPEAPTEAE from the coding sequence ATGATCAGCATCTTCATGTACCCGGTCTCCGGAATCATGAAACTTTGGCACCTACTTTTTTCTTCTTTCCTGGACGGTTCGATGGCGTGGATTCTCACCATCGTCTTCCTCGTACTCACGGTCCGCGGAATCATCGCTCCACTCAATTGGCTCTCGGTAAAACAAGGCCGCATTGGCGCTCTCATACGCCCGGAGATGACCAAGCTCGAAGAACAGCTCAACCAGGCTGATTCGGTCGAAGAAGCCGTTACCATCCTGACCCAGCAGCGTGAGCTCAATAAACGCTTTCAGCACAACCCCGCGGTGGGCTGCTTTCCCATCTTCCTCATCACCCCGGCCTTCATTGGCCTCTACCAGGTGGTGCTTAGGGTTTCCGGTTCCACGAATGAACCAGTAGGAATGCTCACGCTTGACGACGTCTCCTCATTCCGCAACTCCACAGTTTTTGGGGTCCCGCTGACCGATTTCGCTCGCGAACATCACGACTTGATCCTGCCGATGCTTCTGGCGGCGCTCGTGTTTACATCCCTCAACACCCTGATCACGCTCTACCGCAGCTACCTCACCACGCGTTTCGATCAGAAAATACCGCGCCGCCTGCTGTGGTTCATGGCACTCATGGTGATTCTGATCCCTTGGATGTTGTGGTCAGTGGCCTGGAACGGCCCCATCCCCGTGACAATCATCTTCTACTGGGGCTGCACCTATCTCTTTACCCTGCTACAGACCTTGGTGTATGAATTCATCCTGCGCCGCCGTTATCCCCTACCAGAAGCTGTCCACGAACTACGGCGCGAGAGCATTCGACGTTGGCGGGATAAGGAAGAGAAAAAAGAAAAGAAGGCCGCTAAACGGCGCCTTAAGGAAGACCCCAAACACAAGGAAGAAGTGGCTGCTGCCCGCAAACGCCACTCGGCCATCGTGGCGGAGGCGCGCAAGATTATTAAATCGAATAATCGGCCGGAGGCGCCGACAGAAGCTGAATAG
- a CDS encoding TetR/AcrR family transcriptional regulator has protein sequence MAEKKSRRNRPSPRSRLLESATRLFTTEGIRVIGIDRILREADVAKASLYSLFGSKDALVIAYVEALDEEYRADWQKRTEDATDPESKILAFFDKAIEEQPAMEFRGSHFLNAAGEYPRPETDAERGIVAACVEHRTWIHSTITALLNTKNGYPSEEQASQILIFLDGGLAGARLTRDVAPLVTAKQLAIQLLSAPPADYSI, from the coding sequence ATGGCCGAAAAGAAGTCGCGCCGCAATCGCCCGAGCCCGCGTAGCCGACTACTCGAATCTGCCACGCGGCTCTTTACCACCGAGGGTATCCGCGTCATCGGAATCGACCGCATCCTGCGCGAGGCAGATGTTGCAAAGGCTTCGCTCTATTCTCTTTTCGGCTCCAAGGATGCCCTAGTTATCGCATACGTCGAGGCCCTCGATGAGGAATACCGCGCAGATTGGCAAAAGCGCACCGAGGACGCCACCGACCCGGAGAGCAAGATCCTGGCTTTCTTCGACAAGGCCATCGAAGAGCAGCCAGCTATGGAGTTTCGCGGATCGCACTTCCTTAACGCGGCTGGCGAATACCCACGCCCAGAGACAGACGCCGAGCGGGGCATTGTGGCTGCCTGCGTAGAGCACCGCACGTGGATTCATTCCACCATCACGGCGCTGCTTAACACCAAGAATGGCTACCCCTCAGAGGAGCAGGCGAGCCAGATTCTTATCTTCCTTGATGGCGGCCTCGCCGGCGCGCGCCTGACCCGCGACGTCGCCCCGCTCGTCACCGCGAAGCAGCTGGCTATTCAGCTTCTGTCGGCGCCTCCGGCCGATTATTCGATTTAA
- a CDS encoding GlsB/YeaQ/YmgE family stress response membrane protein: MGLGLGFFGSIVVGIIAGWLAEKIMKRDQGLFTNLIVGVIGGLIGGGLLALFNKSVGDSWFLMIITATVGACILLWIVGAITGRKK; encoded by the coding sequence ATGGGACTTGGTCTCGGTTTCTTTGGTTCGATTGTTGTTGGCATCATTGCGGGTTGGCTCGCAGAGAAGATTATGAAGCGTGACCAGGGGCTCTTCACTAACCTCATCGTTGGTGTTATCGGTGGCCTCATTGGTGGCGGTTTGCTGGCGCTCTTTAACAAGAGCGTTGGTGATAGCTGGTTCTTGATGATTATTACGGCGACCGTCGGCGCTTGTATCCTGCTGTGGATCGTGGGTGCCATTACGGGCCGCAAGAAATAA
- a CDS encoding universal stress protein has protein sequence MAKEDIVVVAVDGSEASENAVRWAANTAVKRGIPLRIASSYTMPQFLYAEGMVPPKELFDDLQAETLQKIEEARAEAHKVAPDLKIGHTVAEGSPIDMLLEMSKDVTMIVMGSRGMGGLSGMVMGSVSASVVSHASCPVVVVREDNHVTESTKYGPVVIGVDGSEVSQKATDYAFKEADARGAELIAVHTWMDMQVQASLAGLSAAQAEWAEVEKEQAELLTERLADFQEKYPDVQVKKVIARDRPVRALTEASEGAQLLVVGSHGRGGFKGMLLGSTSRALLQSAPCPMMVVRPDSE, from the coding sequence ATGGCAAAGGAAGACATTGTCGTCGTAGCCGTCGATGGTTCGGAAGCGTCGGAGAACGCCGTCCGCTGGGCTGCCAACACTGCGGTGAAGCGGGGTATCCCACTGCGTATCGCGTCGAGTTATACGATGCCGCAGTTTCTCTACGCCGAAGGCATGGTCCCGCCGAAGGAGCTTTTTGATGACCTCCAAGCGGAAACCTTGCAGAAGATCGAAGAGGCCCGCGCTGAGGCCCACAAGGTTGCCCCGGATCTGAAGATTGGTCACACCGTGGCTGAAGGTTCCCCGATCGACATGCTGTTGGAGATGTCTAAGGACGTCACCATGATTGTCATGGGCTCCCGCGGTATGGGCGGTCTTTCTGGAATGGTCATGGGTTCGGTTTCTGCCTCCGTGGTTTCCCACGCCTCCTGCCCGGTGGTCGTAGTTCGTGAAGATAACCACGTCACTGAGTCCACCAAGTACGGTCCTGTCGTCATCGGTGTCGATGGATCCGAGGTCTCCCAGAAGGCGACTGATTATGCCTTCAAGGAAGCGGATGCCCGTGGTGCAGAGCTGATTGCCGTTCACACGTGGATGGACATGCAGGTTCAGGCTTCCCTGGCCGGCCTTTCGGCAGCCCAGGCTGAATGGGCTGAGGTGGAGAAGGAACAGGCAGAACTGCTGACCGAGCGCCTCGCAGATTTCCAGGAGAAGTACCCGGATGTACAGGTCAAGAAGGTTATCGCTCGTGACCGTCCGGTCCGTGCGCTGACGGAAGCTTCCGAGGGCGCTCAGCTGCTTGTCGTGGGTTCGCATGGCCGAGGTGGCTTCAAGGGCATGCTGCTTGGGTCTACCTCCCGCGCGCTGCTGCAGTCCGCACCGTGCCCGATGATGGTGGTACGCCCGGACTCCGAGTAA
- a CDS encoding pseudouridine synthase, protein MTAPIPLEKKSMTGARIELKSMRQRISQKRRGATPLPIRDGLNPTHARVSDGPISAWDFIHNLITTQRHRHPEDNEAALQARFDTNEVVRQDGSPLRPDSTLATNAVVYFYRMPAPETPVPYDIPILFEDEHLLVVDKPPFMATMPRARHITETATVRLRRKTGNNELSPAHRLDRLTSGILVFTKDRSVRGAYQTLFAERRVTKTYEAIAPLADVSPGTVWRSRMEKTPGELQGRIVEGEVNAITEVAAVEPIDKAPYESIHGSLPELAKYTLKPQTGKTHQLRLHMLQAGVPIIGDPIYPVIFPAEAEDMRIPMHLTATHISFVDPLTARPREFFSQLPFETDHLLSP, encoded by the coding sequence ATCACGGCACCGATACCATTGGAAAAGAAATCGATGACGGGTGCGAGAATAGAGTTGAAATCCATGAGACAAAGAATATCGCAAAAAAGGCGTGGCGCAACACCACTTCCTATTCGCGATGGACTAAACCCCACCCACGCTCGCGTGTCCGACGGGCCAATCAGCGCGTGGGACTTCATACACAATCTCATCACCACGCAGCGCCATCGCCATCCCGAGGACAACGAGGCCGCTCTTCAGGCACGATTCGACACCAACGAAGTTGTGCGCCAAGATGGTTCCCCTCTTCGCCCCGACAGCACCCTCGCCACCAACGCGGTGGTCTACTTCTATCGCATGCCGGCTCCAGAGACGCCCGTCCCTTACGATATTCCAATCCTGTTCGAAGACGAGCACCTCTTAGTAGTGGACAAGCCACCCTTCATGGCCACGATGCCGCGCGCCCGCCACATCACGGAGACTGCCACCGTGCGCCTACGTCGGAAGACAGGCAACAACGAGCTCTCCCCAGCACATCGCCTCGATCGGCTTACCTCGGGCATTCTCGTCTTCACCAAGGACCGCTCAGTACGAGGCGCCTACCAAACGCTCTTCGCCGAGCGCCGCGTCACCAAGACTTACGAAGCCATCGCCCCGCTTGCCGACGTCTCACCAGGCACCGTCTGGCGCTCCCGTATGGAGAAGACCCCGGGGGAACTGCAAGGCCGCATTGTCGAGGGCGAGGTCAACGCCATCACCGAGGTCGCCGCCGTAGAGCCAATAGATAAGGCCCCCTACGAGTCCATCCACGGTTCACTACCAGAGCTCGCGAAGTACACCTTGAAGCCGCAGACCGGGAAGACACACCAACTGCGACTGCACATGCTTCAGGCAGGTGTACCCATTATTGGTGACCCCATCTACCCTGTCATTTTCCCTGCAGAGGCCGAAGACATGCGGATTCCCATGCACCTGACGGCGACACACATTTCCTTTGTTGATCCATTAACAGCCAGACCCCGAGAATTCTTCTCTCAACTACCGTTTGAAACCGACCATTTATTGAGCCCATAA